From Spiroplasma eriocheiris, the proteins below share one genomic window:
- a CDS encoding ABC transporter permease subunit, with amino-acid sequence MNQAIKNNSWLLTQKTRIFFRSNEFKTKMNYVKASICAIIAGAILSFIIIGANDANPLLFFKYVFSLAFQPLMLDQTLTYWAIYIVAGLSVAIGFKAGLFNIGAPGQMLLAGSMSLVLGLKNPHISQGGGVVSALIISILVGSCLAAIAGALKAYFNIHEVVTTIMLNWIVWYVMKWMFMNQSFGLWEASRNSTKDITQVTDNFNLALNGQNWIIPFIIAIILLALAIFVINYTVLGFRIKAVGKSRDASLYAGTNVKFYMIVSMAISGGLAGVLGMLYYMTQSTVLQFTTDALPTVGFDAIAVALVAFTNGLSILPIALLWVIIKTSAMSTTQLPAFQMSKQMGQLIFGIIIYMTAISALFIYLKPILWIRRCFNIYHNKDARSEYQKYRLKIKEYKKEIKNINKEYYVQLKALKAKGNKEEVLNYKEEVNSQLTNLVGRINNLKTEINFFIQKRYKDSFMEGRKAIRTSYNNAIFGSIAAAMDRYVQANTEYTLKKQQVAFAKRHYEQTVKELTGKAKHECYELLNNYKKDAYLQLTNLHSAYSELISRQNEEIKVLKESYYPIFDQIHHQYENDHVLLKQHEKETMAKLNSEVKALKVKHKQQLYDLKQQQKVVKQQIKAQLKELKLARDNDPVLKQQVATIKENLNLKLQELKKEHLANLGKLRIEQRNELPELRNKYNHEVSLIIQAVKDDNKLLRQELLRKKETYKKAKLAQKGGQ; translated from the coding sequence ATGAATCAAGCAATTAAAAACAATTCTTGGTTGCTAACGCAAAAGACAAGAATCTTCTTTCGTTCTAATGAGTTTAAAACAAAAATGAACTATGTAAAAGCTTCAATTTGTGCCATTATTGCCGGAGCAATTTTAAGTTTCATTATTATTGGTGCTAATGATGCTAATCCACTATTATTTTTTAAATATGTTTTTTCATTAGCATTTCAACCGCTAATGTTAGATCAAACATTAACGTACTGAGCAATTTATATTGTAGCGGGGTTATCTGTTGCAATTGGATTCAAAGCCGGATTATTTAACATTGGAGCGCCAGGCCAAATGTTATTAGCCGGAAGTATGAGTTTAGTGTTGGGATTAAAAAATCCCCACATTTCACAGGGGGGGGGAGTTGTTAGTGCATTAATCATTTCCATTCTAGTTGGTTCTTGTTTAGCTGCAATTGCCGGAGCGTTAAAAGCTTACTTTAATATTCATGAAGTTGTAACAACAATTATGTTAAACTGAATTGTTTGATATGTAATGAAATGGATGTTTATGAACCAATCATTTGGGTTATGAGAAGCAAGTAGAAACTCAACCAAAGATATTACCCAAGTTACTGATAATTTTAACTTGGCACTAAATGGTCAAAACTGAATTATTCCCTTTATTATTGCGATTATTCTATTAGCCTTAGCAATCTTTGTTATTAACTACACAGTGTTAGGATTTAGAATTAAAGCAGTGGGAAAATCACGTGATGCTTCATTATATGCCGGGACAAATGTTAAATTCTATATGATTGTTTCAATGGCAATTTCCGGGGGACTCGCCGGCGTCTTGGGAATGCTTTATTACATGACCCAGTCAACGGTATTACAGTTTACCACCGATGCCTTGCCAACGGTTGGATTTGATGCGATTGCGGTAGCATTAGTAGCCTTTACCAACGGATTGTCCATCTTGCCAATTGCTTTGTTATGGGTGATTATTAAGACTTCAGCGATGTCGACCACCCAACTTCCAGCGTTCCAAATGTCAAAACAAATGGGACAATTAATTTTCGGGATTATTATTTATATGACAGCTATTTCAGCGTTATTTATCTATTTAAAACCGATTTTATGAATCCGTCGTTGTTTTAATATTTACCATAATAAAGACGCACGGAGTGAATATCAAAAATATCGATTAAAAATTAAAGAATATAAAAAAGAAATTAAAAATATTAATAAAGAATATTATGTTCAACTAAAAGCTTTAAAAGCAAAAGGTAATAAAGAAGAAGTTTTAAATTATAAAGAAGAAGTTAATAGTCAATTAACTAACTTAGTTGGTCGCATCAATAATTTAAAAACTGAAATTAATTTCTTTATTCAAAAACGTTACAAAGATTCATTTATGGAAGGGCGAAAAGCAATTCGTACTAGTTACAACAATGCTATTTTTGGTTCAATTGCCGCCGCCATGGATCGCTATGTGCAAGCGAATACCGAATATACCTTGAAAAAACAACAAGTTGCTTTTGCCAAAAGACATTATGAACAAACTGTTAAAGAGTTAACCGGAAAAGCAAAACATGAATGTTATGAATTATTAAATAATTATAAAAAAGATGCTTATTTGCAGTTAACTAATTTACATTCAGCGTATAGTGAATTAATTTCACGTCAAAATGAGGAAATTAAAGTATTAAAAGAAAGTTACTATCCAATTTTTGATCAAATTCATCATCAATATGAAAATGACCATGTGTTATTAAAACAACATGAAAAAGAAACAATGGCAAAATTGAATAGTGAAGTTAAAGCGTTAAAAGTTAAACATAAACAACAATTATATGATTTAAAACAACAACAAAAAGTTGTCAAACAACAAATTAAAGCACAGCTAAAAGAATTAAAACTAGCTCGTGATAATGATCCAGTATTAAAACAACAAGTGGCAACAATTAAAGAAAATTTAAACCTTAAATTGCAAGAACTTAAAAAAGAACACCTTGCTAATTTAGGAAAATTACGAATTGAGCAACGAAATGAATTGCCAGAATTACGTAATAAATATAATCACGAAGTATCCTTAATTATTCAAGCGGTTAAAGATGACAATAAATTATTACGTCAAGAATTACTTCGGAAAAAAGAAACTTATAAAAAAGCAAAATTAGCTCAGAAAGGGGGGCAATAA
- a CDS encoding ABC transporter permease produces MPAAGQLFANGSILFAVLLIASMAGLYSERAGVVNIAIDGMMIIGALVYALLGKAFAQQGNAMQLVALVISSMIAGLFAVLHAFASVTLRAQQVVSGTAINLLATGLGLFFVTIPSLAPGNMIQTGFTTIGIDKYQIVNIFVIIAGVIALFTFFFFRFTKRGTRYVAAGENPNAIDAAGISVIKTRYVAVIISGCLAGLAGAMFTHFVSGQFRGDVQGQGYIALAIMIFGQWRIQYITLGSMLFSFLIALANSLWRFTGWNIADPSNQLLKIIPFALALLTMVAFSKYSKMPKADGIPFNKSLR; encoded by the coding sequence ATGCCAGCTGCAGGTCAATTATTTGCCAATGGTTCCATATTATTTGCTGTTTTATTAATTGCATCAATGGCTGGACTTTATTCAGAACGCGCCGGAGTTGTTAACATCGCCATTGACGGGATGATGATTATTGGGGCTTTAGTGTATGCTTTATTAGGAAAAGCCTTTGCCCAACAGGGAAATGCAATGCAATTAGTAGCATTAGTAATATCTTCAATGATTGCCGGATTATTTGCCGTCCTTCATGCGTTTGCTTCGGTCACCTTGCGTGCCCAACAAGTCGTATCCGGGACCGCTATTAACTTGTTAGCAACCGGATTAGGATTGTTCTTTGTAACAATTCCTTCGTTAGCACCTGGAAACATGATCCAAACTGGATTTACAACCATTGGAATTGATAAATATCAAATTGTTAATATCTTTGTTATTATTGCCGGGGTGATTGCTTTATTCACATTCTTCTTCTTTAGATTTACTAAAAGAGGAACACGCTATGTGGCAGCCGGGGAAAACCCTAATGCCATTGATGCAGCGGGAATCAGTGTTATTAAAACTAGATATGTAGCAGTAATTATCTCAGGATGTTTAGCAGGTTTAGCTGGGGCAATGTTTACCCACTTTGTGTCAGGACAATTCCGTGGTGATGTCCAAGGACAAGGTTATATTGCCTTAGCAATTATGATTTTTGGTCAATGAAGAATTCAATATATTACTCTAGGAAGTATGCTCTTCAGTTTCTTAATTGCGTTAGCTAATAGTTTATGAAGATTTACTGGTTGAAATATTGCTGATCCTTCAAACCAATTATTAAAAATTATTCCATTTGCCTTAGCTTTATTAACAATGGTCGCCTTTTCAAAATATTCGAAAATGCCGAAAGCCGATGGAATTCCATTTAATAAATCCTTACGGTAA
- the rpoC gene encoding DNA-directed RNA polymerase subunit beta': protein MKNGRMIKIGLANPDDIRGWSYGEVKKPETINYKTLKPERDGLFDEKIFGPTKNFECACGKYKKSKNKGKICERCGVEITEAIVRRERMGHIELEEPVTHIWMLKAAPSRISLILDMKTKELEEVVYFVSYIVLDAGDAKSLRPKMVLDLGNAKTSAQTRQRLTKTLREILDTLEPNTIAYEAGEQMIEDLKNTSLPFSMDECAQFINRHTNAKFGIGAEAIEELLKKLDIDAEINKIKQDLKDKRTQLDQNKLMKRLEVLDSLKKSNSKPEWMILRAIPVIPPDIRPIIQLDGGRFTTSEINDLYRRIIIRNERLKKVKAMGAPSVIVNNEKRMLQEAVDALLDNERKARPVTGKDKRPLKSLTSILKGKQGRFRQNLLGKRVDYSGRSVIAIGPDLKMYQCGLPRDMAITLFKPFVIQYLVKNGIAANIKVAEKLILNQDDKVWEVLEEVIKDRPVLLNRAPTLHRLGIQAFEPKLVKGKAIRLHPLVTTAFNADFDGDQMAVHVPITDEAVAEARSLMLGSRNILGPKDGKPIVTPTQDMVLGNYYLTYEERDQLGEGSIFKDINEAIMAYETNCVALHALVAIPVKAFSNKQFKQANMGDYLITTPGKIIFNQIFKEEFPYINEPNVENLIALAPRNMIKDNVDLHEYLANWKINAPFKKKDLSNIIDRYFKLYGANKTAEMLDNMKNLGFKFSGKSGVTVSAADVKVYEHKHVEFKEADQKVQEINDYYKLGMLTAREKHTRIVNVWSRVKDNIQNELEHVLKEDPKNPIFMMADSGARGNVSNFTQLVGMRGLMNNPKGDIIELPIKSSFREGLSVSEFFISTHGARKGMADVALKTADSGYLTRRLVDVSQEIIVTIPDCHTRKGFMVSDIVEQKHSNIIVPLKDRLVGRCNLRDIKLSENDIIPAATLLTEEDAARIIKAGIKEVMIRSVLTCEADKGVCQICYGKNLATGNEVEIGEAVGTIAAQSIGEPGTQLTMRTFHTGGVAGGADITQGLPRIKELLDVTTPKGSIAIISEIDGEISDIKDEGGLYIIHVKSENDERKYKTQFGAILRIKIGDKVVRGQKLTEGSINIKELLEVAKIEDVHNYILKEVQKVYRLQGIEISDKYIEIIVKQMLNKVKIIDSGDTDLLPGEIVSIKKYRTETINAVRAMKKPPTAKHVIFGIKKAPLESESFLSSASFQDTTRVLVKAIIKGKVDKLEGLKENIMLGHLIPAGTGLKESKEIIEAGIAARTEEY, encoded by the coding sequence ATGAAAAACGGACGCATGATTAAAATCGGCTTGGCTAATCCCGATGATATTCGTGGTTGATCTTATGGGGAAGTTAAAAAACCCGAAACAATTAACTATAAAACTTTAAAACCAGAACGTGATGGTTTATTTGATGAAAAAATCTTTGGTCCAACCAAAAATTTTGAGTGTGCTTGTGGAAAGTATAAAAAATCAAAAAACAAAGGTAAAATCTGTGAACGATGTGGGGTTGAAATTACTGAAGCTATCGTGCGAAGAGAAAGAATGGGTCATATTGAATTAGAAGAACCAGTTACTCATATTTGAATGCTAAAAGCGGCACCAAGTCGGATTTCTCTGATTTTAGATATGAAAACTAAAGAGTTAGAAGAAGTCGTTTACTTTGTTTCTTATATTGTTTTGGATGCTGGAGATGCCAAATCATTACGCCCAAAAATGGTATTAGATTTAGGAAATGCTAAAACCTCAGCCCAAACTCGTCAACGTTTAACAAAAACTTTGCGGGAAATCTTAGATACCCTTGAACCAAATACAATTGCTTATGAAGCTGGCGAACAAATGATTGAAGATTTAAAAAATACTTCGTTACCGTTTTCAATGGATGAGTGTGCCCAATTTATTAATCGCCATACCAATGCTAAATTTGGAATTGGCGCTGAAGCAATTGAAGAATTATTAAAAAAATTAGATATTGATGCTGAAATCAACAAGATTAAACAAGATTTAAAAGATAAAAGAACACAATTAGATCAAAACAAATTAATGAAAAGATTAGAAGTCTTAGATTCATTAAAAAAATCAAATAGTAAACCCGAATGGATGATTTTACGGGCAATTCCTGTTATTCCTCCTGATATTCGTCCAATTATTCAATTAGATGGGGGTAGATTTACAACTTCGGAAATTAATGATTTATACCGTCGGATTATTATCCGTAATGAACGGCTAAAAAAAGTTAAAGCTATGGGAGCACCTAGTGTAATTGTTAATAACGAAAAAAGGATGTTACAAGAAGCTGTTGATGCTTTATTAGATAATGAACGAAAAGCCCGCCCAGTTACTGGAAAAGATAAACGACCATTAAAATCATTAACAAGTATTTTAAAAGGAAAACAAGGACGATTCCGTCAAAACTTATTAGGGAAACGTGTTGACTATTCAGGGCGAAGCGTTATTGCGATTGGTCCAGATTTAAAAATGTATCAATGTGGATTACCACGTGATATGGCAATTACCTTATTTAAACCTTTTGTCATTCAATACTTAGTTAAAAATGGAATTGCAGCTAATATTAAAGTAGCAGAAAAATTAATCTTAAACCAAGATGATAAAGTTTGAGAAGTATTGGAAGAAGTGATTAAAGATCGCCCAGTCCTTTTAAACCGGGCACCAACCTTACACCGGTTAGGAATTCAAGCTTTTGAACCAAAATTAGTAAAGGGGAAAGCAATTAGATTACACCCATTAGTAACAACTGCTTTTAATGCGGACTTTGACGGAGACCAAATGGCGGTCCATGTCCCAATTACCGATGAAGCAGTAGCAGAAGCTAGAAGTTTAATGTTAGGAAGCCGCAATATTTTAGGACCAAAAGATGGGAAACCAATTGTTACTCCAACCCAAGATATGGTGTTAGGAAACTATTATTTAACATACGAAGAACGTGATCAATTAGGAGAAGGTTCAATTTTCAAAGATATTAACGAAGCAATTATGGCTTATGAAACTAATTGTGTTGCTTTACATGCCTTAGTTGCGATCCCTGTTAAAGCTTTTAGCAATAAACAATTTAAACAAGCTAATATGGGAGATTACTTAATTACAACACCCGGGAAAATTATCTTTAACCAAATTTTTAAAGAAGAGTTCCCATATATTAATGAACCAAATGTTGAAAATTTAATTGCTTTAGCACCACGAAATATGATTAAAGATAATGTTGATCTGCATGAATACTTGGCAAACTGAAAAATTAATGCGCCATTTAAGAAAAAAGATTTATCAAATATTATTGATCGATACTTTAAATTATATGGGGCTAACAAAACAGCGGAAATGTTAGACAACATGAAGAACTTAGGATTTAAATTTTCCGGAAAATCAGGGGTTACTGTTTCAGCCGCCGACGTTAAAGTTTATGAACATAAGCATGTTGAGTTTAAAGAAGCTGACCAAAAAGTACAAGAAATTAATGATTACTATAAATTAGGAATGTTAACGGCCCGAGAAAAACATACACGAATTGTTAATGTGTGATCACGGGTAAAAGATAATATCCAAAATGAATTAGAACATGTTTTAAAAGAAGACCCTAAAAATCCAATCTTTATGATGGCTGATTCGGGAGCACGGGGAAACGTTTCGAACTTTACTCAACTAGTTGGGATGCGGGGATTAATGAATAACCCGAAAGGAGACATTATTGAATTACCAATTAAATCTTCGTTTCGAGAAGGATTATCAGTATCAGAGTTCTTTATTTCAACCCATGGGGCACGAAAAGGGATGGCCGATGTTGCTTTAAAAACAGCCGACTCTGGATACTTGACCCGCCGTTTGGTTGATGTTTCCCAAGAAATTATTGTAACAATTCCAGATTGTCATACTCGGAAAGGGTTTATGGTTTCAGATATTGTAGAACAAAAACACTCAAATATTATTGTGCCATTAAAAGACCGGTTAGTGGGTCGTTGTAATTTACGTGATATTAAATTATCTGAAAATGATATTATTCCAGCTGCTACTTTATTAACAGAAGAAGACGCGGCACGAATTATCAAAGCCGGAATCAAAGAAGTAATGATTCGTTCAGTTTTAACATGTGAAGCTGATAAAGGAGTTTGTCAGATTTGTTATGGGAAAAATTTAGCAACTGGAAACGAAGTCGAAATTGGAGAAGCAGTTGGAACAATTGCGGCCCAATCAATTGGAGAACCCGGAACCCAGTTAACAATGCGTACTTTCCATACCGGAGGGGTAGCCGGAGGGGCTGATATTACTCAAGGGTTACCACGGATTAAAGAATTATTAGATGTTACAACACCAAAAGGATCAATTGCGATCATTTCAGAAATTGATGGTGAAATTAGTGATATTAAAGATGAAGGTGGGTTATATATTATTCATGTTAAATCAGAAAATGATGAACGTAAATATAAAACCCAATTCGGTGCTATCCTAAGGATTAAAATTGGTGATAAAGTAGTTCGTGGTCAAAAATTAACTGAAGGTTCAATTAATATTAAAGAATTATTAGAAGTAGCGAAGATTGAAGATGTTCATAACTACATTCTAAAAGAAGTTCAAAAAGTTTACCGTTTACAAGGGATTGAAATTTCTGATAAATACATTGAAATTATTGTTAAACAGATGTTAAACAAAGTAAAAATTATTGATTCAGGGGATACTGACTTGTTACCAGGAGAAATTGTTTCAATTAAAAAATACCGTACTGAAACAATTAATGCGGTGCGGGCAATGAAAAAACCACCAACCGCAAAACATGTCATCTTTGGTATTAAAAAAGCACCATTAGAATCAGAGTCATTCTTATCATCTGCTTCTTTCCAAGATACAACACGTGTTTTAGTAAAAGCAATTATCAAAGGAAAAGTTGATAAATTAGAAGGATTAAAAGAAAATATTATGTTAGGACATTTAATCCCAGCGGGAACTGGCTTAAAAGAATCAAAAGAAATTATTGAAGCAGGAATTGCGGCAAGAACAGAAGAATATTAA
- the rpoB gene encoding DNA-directed RNA polymerase subunit beta, with product MALKEKEFGHYAKRIDYTKVSGNLDLPNLIEIQTETYDWFKKQGISQVFEEVFPIVGHEGNVVLEMLDWEFREPRRTIPQAKEESKIYEAPIYSNLKLTINSKDLEIEKGIIKGDAELIKSWIEEKIGHNITILKKTADVVYFDIHSGDEEATCIATIKERTDLKLVIEITIEKIGEVFFGDFPLMTGKGTFIVNGSEKVVVSQLVRSPGAYYKKDFNRKTGENIYYVDLIPSRGTWLEFESDMKKIKAGKEERFDTVYYVKIDKSRKVSVASLFTALGVTRETVFDIFGDNKYVGNTYDLEQYSGDINYDQQVAVQEIYKKIRAGETATPDGATKYLYGLLFDKRKYDLTKAGRFKLIQKLSVENRIYNKVLAEDIKDVNGKVIFSEGTLFDKENVNKLKEVLKAGACLEEVYFNTEIPGNNRIQKIKVYVDNELRNQVENIIGIDPNATDEFVTVPDILATFSYLLNLKHDIGEVDDIDHLGNRRVRTIGELLQNQFRIGLLRIEKNVKEKMSTSNIFKMKPSNIINNKPLSAIIGEFFNLSQLSQFMDQTNPLAELTNKRRLTALGPGGLSRERAGLEVRDVHYSHYGRICPIETPEGPNIGLINNLATYAKINSFGFIETPYRKVIDNKVTSQNDYLTADEEKNYVVAQANIRLSDKGEILDDQVIARFQGENIIALRTEVDYVDVSPKQIVSIATSCIPFLENDDANRALMGANMQRQAIPLINPQSPYVGTGVEYAAAKDSGLAIVSQYDGVIDFVDATKIILKTKEGLKTYNLDTFVRSNQGTSLTHVPLVKQGQKVVKGQILADGPSIDKGELALGQNVVVAFTTWNGYNYEDAIIVSERLVADDVFTSIHIEEYTIERRQTKQGAEEITREIPNISENARKFLDDDGLVIIGTEVKPGDILVGKVTPKGQTQLSPEDKLLQAIFGEKSKNVKDNSLRVPNGGEGIVQAIKRFPREKYELAADVLEVVKVYIVQKRKIQEGDKMAGRHGNKGVISKILPIEDMPHLEDGTPVDIMLNPLGVPSRMNIGQVLEIHLGMAAKKLGQKVSTPVFDGMTNDELIELMDKAGMKNFGKEILVDGRTGEKFDNPVSVGVMYMLKLSHMVDDKLHARNVGPYSLITQQPLGGKAQNGGQRFGEMEVWALEAYGAAHTLREILTIKSDDIKGRTRAYEAIVKDKKIPEPGIPESFNVLTREIQGLGFNIQMIDEDGNIKNINSYDDEDSYVIEELTDTTIDEFEDEFDISNFILNNDNIENDEFELDIEEDPNADEDSYDDGDHNPIKPDYQSDEE from the coding sequence ATGGCATTAAAAGAAAAAGAATTTGGGCATTACGCTAAAAGAATTGATTATACAAAAGTAAGTGGGAATTTGGACCTGCCTAACTTAATTGAAATTCAAACTGAGACGTATGATTGATTTAAAAAACAAGGAATTAGCCAAGTGTTCGAAGAAGTATTTCCAATTGTTGGGCATGAAGGAAATGTTGTTTTAGAAATGTTAGATTGAGAATTTAGAGAACCACGACGAACAATTCCCCAAGCTAAAGAAGAATCTAAGATTTATGAAGCACCAATTTATTCAAATTTAAAACTAACAATTAATTCAAAAGATTTAGAAATTGAAAAAGGAATTATTAAAGGTGACGCTGAATTAATTAAGTCATGAATTGAAGAGAAAATCGGGCATAATATTACTATTTTGAAAAAAACAGCTGATGTTGTGTATTTCGACATCCATTCAGGTGATGAAGAAGCAACTTGCATTGCAACAATTAAAGAACGCACAGATTTAAAATTAGTCATTGAAATCACAATTGAAAAAATTGGTGAAGTTTTTTTTGGTGATTTTCCGTTAATGACTGGAAAAGGAACTTTTATTGTTAATGGTTCAGAAAAAGTTGTTGTTTCACAATTAGTCCGTTCCCCAGGGGCTTATTATAAGAAAGATTTTAACCGTAAAACCGGAGAAAACATTTACTATGTTGATTTAATTCCGTCTCGGGGAACATGGTTGGAATTTGAATCAGATATGAAAAAAATTAAGGCCGGGAAAGAAGAACGTTTTGATACTGTTTATTATGTCAAAATTGATAAATCAAGAAAAGTTTCGGTTGCTAGTTTATTTACAGCCTTAGGAGTAACTAGAGAAACTGTTTTTGATATTTTTGGTGATAATAAATATGTTGGAAACACTTATGATTTAGAACAATATAGTGGTGATATTAACTATGATCAGCAAGTAGCAGTCCAAGAAATTTATAAAAAAATCCGTGCGGGAGAAACTGCCACTCCTGATGGAGCTACTAAATATTTATATGGATTATTATTTGATAAACGTAAATATGATTTAACAAAAGCCGGAAGATTCAAATTAATTCAAAAATTATCAGTTGAAAACCGAATTTATAATAAGGTTTTAGCAGAAGATATTAAAGATGTTAATGGTAAAGTAATTTTTAGTGAAGGAACTTTATTTGATAAAGAAAATGTTAATAAATTAAAAGAGGTTTTAAAAGCGGGGGCATGTTTAGAAGAAGTTTACTTTAATACTGAAATTCCAGGGAATAATAGAATCCAAAAAATTAAAGTATATGTGGATAACGAATTAAGAAATCAAGTTGAAAATATTATTGGAATTGATCCGAATGCAACAGATGAATTTGTGACGGTACCAGATATTTTAGCAACTTTCTCATATTTATTAAACTTAAAACATGATATTGGAGAAGTTGATGATATTGATCACTTAGGAAATCGTCGGGTTCGGACAATTGGAGAGTTACTACAAAACCAATTTCGAATTGGGCTTTTAAGAATTGAAAAAAATGTTAAAGAAAAAATGTCAACTTCAAATATTTTCAAAATGAAGCCATCAAATATTATTAATAATAAGCCTTTATCAGCAATTATTGGTGAGTTTTTTAACTTGTCACAGTTGTCACAGTTTATGGACCAAACTAACCCCTTAGCAGAGTTAACAAACAAGCGCCGGTTAACAGCCTTAGGACCAGGTGGGTTATCACGTGAACGTGCTGGTTTAGAAGTACGGGATGTTCACTACTCACACTATGGAAGAATTTGTCCAATTGAAACTCCAGAAGGACCTAACATTGGATTAATTAATAACTTAGCAACTTACGCAAAAATTAATTCATTTGGTTTTATTGAAACACCATATCGTAAAGTAATTGATAATAAAGTTACTAGTCAAAATGATTATTTAACCGCTGATGAAGAAAAAAATTATGTGGTGGCGCAAGCTAACATTCGTTTAAGTGATAAAGGTGAAATTTTAGACGACCAAGTAATTGCTCGGTTTCAAGGCGAAAACATTATTGCATTACGAACTGAAGTTGATTATGTTGACGTGTCACCAAAACAAATTGTTTCAATTGCGACAAGTTGTATTCCGTTCTTGGAAAATGATGATGCTAACCGGGCATTAATGGGAGCTAACATGCAACGACAAGCAATTCCACTAATTAATCCCCAATCACCATATGTGGGAACCGGAGTTGAGTATGCGGCTGCGAAAGACTCAGGGTTAGCAATTGTTTCCCAATATGATGGCGTAATTGATTTTGTTGATGCAACAAAAATTATTTTAAAAACCAAAGAGGGGTTAAAAACATATAACCTAGATACTTTTGTGCGTAGTAACCAGGGAACTTCATTAACGCATGTTCCGTTAGTTAAACAGGGCCAAAAAGTTGTGAAAGGGCAAATTTTAGCAGATGGTCCATCAATTGATAAAGGTGAATTAGCCTTAGGACAAAATGTTGTAGTTGCTTTTACAACTTGAAATGGTTATAACTATGAGGATGCGATTATTGTTTCTGAACGGTTAGTTGCGGATGATGTTTTTACTTCAATTCATATTGAAGAATATACAATTGAAAGACGCCAAACAAAACAAGGGGCCGAAGAAATTACGAGAGAAATTCCTAATATTTCTGAAAATGCGCGGAAATTCTTAGATGATGATGGGTTAGTTATTATTGGAACTGAAGTTAAACCAGGTGATATTTTGGTGGGAAAAGTTACTCCAAAAGGGCAAACTCAACTGTCACCAGAAGATAAGTTATTACAAGCAATTTTTGGTGAAAAATCAAAAAATGTTAAAGATAATTCTTTACGAGTACCAAATGGTGGGGAAGGAATTGTGCAAGCAATTAAACGATTCCCACGTGAAAAATATGAACTAGCAGCGGATGTGCTAGAAGTTGTTAAAGTTTATATTGTTCAAAAACGTAAAATCCAAGAAGGAGATAAAATGGCTGGTCGTCATGGTAACAAAGGGGTTATTTCAAAAATCTTACCAATTGAAGATATGCCACATTTAGAAGATGGAACCCCAGTTGATATTATGTTAAACCCATTAGGGGTGCCATCACGGATGAATATTGGGCAGGTGCTAGAAATTCATTTAGGGATGGCAGCTAAAAAATTAGGACAAAAAGTTTCAACGCCAGTTTTTGATGGAATGACAAATGATGAACTAATTGAGTTAATGGATAAAGCAGGGATGAAAAACTTTGGGAAAGAAATTTTAGTTGATGGTCGTACTGGTGAAAAATTTGATAACCCAGTTTCAGTGGGAGTAATGTATATGTTAAAACTATCACATATGGTTGATGACAAATTACATGCACGGAATGTTGGCCCATACTCATTAATTACCCAACAACCATTAGGAGGAAAAGCCCAAAATGGGGGACAACGTTTTGGAGAGATGGAAGTTTGGGCGTTGGAAGCTTATGGAGCAGCGCATACCTTACGCGAAATTTTAACTATCAAATCTGATGATATTAAAGGAAGAACCCGTGCTTACGAAGCAATTGTTAAAGATAAGAAAATTCCTGAACCAGGAATTCCTGAATCATTTAATGTTTTAACGCGTGAAATTCAAGGGTTAGGGTTTAATATTCAGATGATTGATGAAGATGGAAACATCAAAAATATCAATAGTTATGATGATGAAGATAGTTATGTAATTGAAGAATTAACTGATACAACAATTGATGAATTTGAAGATGAGTTTGATATTTCAAACTTTATTCTAAATAACGATAATATTGAAAATGATGAATTTGAATTGGATATTGAAGAAGATCCAAATGCAGATGAGGATAGTTATGATGATGGTGACCATAACCCCATTAAACCAGATTATCAAAGTGATGAAGAGTAG